A genomic segment from Frateuria edaphi encodes:
- a CDS encoding C40 family peptidase → MPFQRLIATAALFAALLAIAPAHAVERTVPTPAVAPLLAPLPLANLAPALANATLPADPSALVAASTTDEGPADEASRLRQALVALAMQLRDIRYVRGGHSPSTGFDCSGFVRYVFAHAIGLRLPANSARQFLAGAKVKRGDMQPGDLVFFHTRGKKRISHVGIYLDNGRFIHSPSAGKSVEVSSLDEAYWSKRFAGARRPEGIAQNG, encoded by the coding sequence ATGCCCTTCCAGCGCCTGATCGCAACCGCCGCCTTGTTTGCCGCGTTGCTTGCGATCGCGCCTGCGCATGCCGTCGAACGCACCGTCCCGACGCCCGCTGTCGCGCCGCTGCTGGCTCCGTTGCCGCTTGCCAACCTGGCGCCGGCGCTGGCCAACGCTACGCTGCCAGCCGATCCTTCCGCGCTGGTAGCGGCGTCGACGACGGATGAGGGTCCGGCCGACGAGGCTTCCCGCCTGCGCCAGGCGCTGGTCGCGCTGGCGATGCAGCTTCGCGACATCCGCTACGTCCGTGGCGGTCACTCGCCGAGCACCGGGTTCGATTGCAGCGGCTTCGTCCGCTACGTGTTCGCGCACGCGATCGGCCTGCGCCTGCCGGCCAATTCGGCCCGGCAGTTCCTGGCCGGCGCCAAGGTCAAGCGCGGCGACATGCAGCCCGGCGACCTGGTCTTCTTCCACACCCGCGGCAAGAAGCGCATCTCGCACGTGGGCATCTACCTGGACAACGGACGTTTCATCCACTCGCCCTCGGCGGGCAAGTCGGTGGAGGTTTCCAGCCTTGATGAGGCTTACTGGTCCAAGCGGTTCGCTGGCGCGCGCCGTCCCGAAGGCATCGCGCAGAACGGTTGA
- a CDS encoding rhomboid family intramembrane serine protease: MPFQLPPVTRNLLIANVAVYLLQMLLGDVLVMHFALWPWGPDHFLPTPEGMVAIGFRPWQLVSYAFMHGGLEHIAFNMLALYMFGGPIERLFGGREFLLYYFVCLIVAALAQLMVVQWFTHGFYPTLGASGAIFGLLLAFGMMYPHEKMMLIFLPVPMPAWLFVTGYAVIELFLGVTGTQAGVAHFAHLGGMLGGYILIEYWRGRLPIKPRRRLMR; the protein is encoded by the coding sequence ATGCCTTTCCAACTCCCGCCCGTCACCCGCAATCTGCTCATCGCCAACGTCGCCGTCTACCTGCTGCAAATGCTGCTGGGGGACGTGCTCGTCATGCACTTCGCGCTGTGGCCGTGGGGTCCGGATCATTTCCTGCCGACGCCCGAGGGCATGGTCGCGATCGGTTTCCGGCCGTGGCAGCTGGTGAGCTACGCGTTCATGCACGGTGGCCTGGAGCACATCGCCTTCAACATGCTCGCGCTGTACATGTTCGGCGGGCCCATCGAGCGGTTGTTCGGCGGTCGCGAGTTCCTGCTCTACTACTTCGTGTGCCTGATCGTCGCGGCGCTGGCGCAGCTGATGGTCGTCCAATGGTTCACCCATGGCTTTTATCCGACGCTGGGTGCATCGGGCGCCATCTTCGGCCTGCTGCTGGCGTTCGGCATGATGTATCCGCACGAGAAGATGATGTTGATCTTCCTGCCCGTGCCGATGCCGGCCTGGCTGTTCGTGACCGGCTACGCCGTGATCGAGCTGTTCCTGGGCGTGACCGGCACGCAGGCAGGCGTGGCCCATTTCGCCCATCTCGGTGGCATGCTTGGCGGCTACATACTGATCGAGTACTGGCGCGGGCGGCTGCCGATCAAACCCCGGCGCCGGTTGATGCGTTGA
- a CDS encoding amino acid permease, translating into MSEHLQRQLTPRHITFMALGMCIGAGLFLGSASTIKLAGPSVLIAYLFGGAMIFVIMRALGEMAAHEPIAGSFSAYAHKYLGPYAGYLTGWNYWVLMMGVGIAESTAVGIYMKDWFPELPQWIWAFASVVMIGGLNLMAVKVYGEMEFWFALIKVLTVVLMILGGFGIIWLGWGNGGQPVGISNLWTHGGWFPNGFTGMVLALPVLVFSFGGIETIGMAAAEAAHPERTIPKAVNSVIWRILIFYIGSLFVIMAIYPWNELGTQGSPFVTTFAKLGIPQAAGLINFVVITAALSSFNSTTFSGSRMLHSLATKGQAPAAMGNLSASGVPVRGVLVTIFFLLLGVVMNYLVPERIFGMIMSILAFNTVWTWGTVLVAHWRFHRRQPEPLPFRLRLWPFSSLLALAFLAFVLVMLGYSPDTRVALYVGAGWVALLTLAYWGFGIGRRMRSALVTV; encoded by the coding sequence ATGAGCGAACATCTGCAGCGGCAGCTCACGCCGCGCCACATCACCTTCATGGCCCTTGGCATGTGCATCGGCGCGGGCCTGTTCCTGGGCTCGGCCAGCACCATCAAGCTGGCCGGGCCGTCGGTGCTGATCGCCTATCTGTTCGGCGGCGCGATGATCTTCGTGATCATGCGAGCGCTGGGCGAGATGGCCGCGCACGAGCCGATCGCCGGTTCCTTCAGCGCCTACGCGCACAAGTATCTGGGACCTTACGCCGGGTACCTGACCGGCTGGAACTACTGGGTGCTGATGATGGGCGTGGGCATCGCCGAGAGCACGGCGGTGGGCATCTACATGAAGGACTGGTTCCCCGAATTGCCGCAATGGATCTGGGCGTTCGCTTCCGTGGTGATGATCGGCGGCCTGAACCTGATGGCGGTGAAGGTCTATGGCGAGATGGAATTCTGGTTCGCCTTGATCAAGGTACTCACCGTGGTGCTGATGATCCTGGGCGGATTCGGGATCATCTGGCTGGGTTGGGGCAACGGCGGGCAGCCGGTGGGCATTTCCAACCTGTGGACCCACGGCGGCTGGTTCCCCAACGGCTTCACCGGCATGGTGCTGGCGCTGCCGGTACTGGTGTTCTCCTTCGGCGGCATCGAGACGATCGGCATGGCCGCCGCCGAGGCCGCGCATCCGGAGCGCACGATCCCGAAGGCAGTGAACTCCGTGATCTGGCGCATCCTGATCTTCTACATCGGCTCGCTGTTCGTGATCATGGCGATCTACCCGTGGAACGAGCTGGGTACGCAGGGCAGCCCGTTCGTCACCACGTTCGCCAAGCTGGGGATTCCACAGGCGGCGGGGTTGATCAATTTCGTGGTGATCACCGCCGCGCTGTCGAGCTTCAACTCGACCACCTTCAGCGGCAGCCGCATGCTGCACAGCCTGGCGACCAAAGGCCAGGCGCCGGCCGCGATGGGGAACCTGAGCGCGAGCGGCGTGCCGGTTCGCGGGGTGCTGGTGACGATCTTCTTCCTGCTGCTTGGCGTGGTGATGAACTACCTGGTGCCCGAGCGCATCTTCGGCATGATCATGTCGATCCTGGCGTTCAACACCGTATGGACCTGGGGCACGGTGCTGGTGGCGCATTGGCGTTTCCATCGCCGCCAGCCCGAACCGCTGCCGTTCCGGCTTCGCCTGTGGCCGTTCTCCAGCCTGTTGGCGCTGGCCTTCCTGGCGTTCGTGCTGGTGATGCTCGGCTACAGCCCCGATACGCGCGTGGCGCTCTACGTCGGCGCGGGCTGGGTGGCCTTGCTGACCCTGGCGTACTGGGGTTTCGGCATAGGCCGGCGCATGCGCTCGGCGCTCGTGACGGTCTGA
- a CDS encoding aspartate/glutamate racemase family protein produces MRTIGLIGGMSWESTVEYYRLINRGVRDRLGPLHSARLLLDSLDFSVIATCQRAGDWDGAGALLAESARRLQAGGADCLLIGANTMHIVADVVAAATPLPLLHIVDATGRAIRAQGLDTVLLLGTAFTMEQPFFRERMQRDHGVRCLVPGPAERAELHRVIYEELCAGQFRPQARAYLLQLVADGVRAGAQGAILGCTELGLLLGNADAGVPVFDTAALHAAAAVEFALG; encoded by the coding sequence ATGCGCACCATCGGCCTGATCGGCGGCATGAGCTGGGAATCGACCGTCGAGTACTACCGCCTGATCAACCGCGGCGTACGCGACCGCCTGGGTCCGCTTCATTCCGCGCGCCTGCTGCTGGACAGCCTGGACTTTTCCGTCATCGCCACCTGCCAGCGCGCCGGCGACTGGGACGGCGCCGGCGCGCTGCTGGCCGAGTCCGCGCGCCGCCTGCAAGCCGGTGGCGCCGATTGCCTCCTGATCGGAGCCAACACCATGCATATCGTGGCCGACGTGGTGGCGGCGGCCACGCCGCTGCCGCTGCTGCACATCGTGGACGCCACCGGCCGCGCGATCCGCGCACAGGGGCTGGATACCGTGCTGCTGCTCGGCACCGCCTTCACCATGGAACAGCCGTTCTTCCGCGAACGCATGCAGCGCGACCACGGCGTGCGTTGCCTGGTGCCCGGACCCGCGGAACGGGCCGAGCTACACCGGGTGATCTACGAAGAACTCTGCGCCGGCCAGTTCCGCCCGCAGGCACGGGCATACCTGCTGCAACTCGTTGCGGACGGCGTCCGCGCCGGCGCGCAGGGCGCGATCCTCGGCTGCACCGAGCTGGGCCTGCTGCTGGGCAACGCCGACGCGGGCGTTCCGGTGTTCGACACCGCGGCGCTGCATGCGGCCGCGGCGGTGGAGTTCGCGCTCGGCTGA